In Vreelandella piezotolerans, one genomic interval encodes:
- a CDS encoding type I polyketide synthase gives MTKRVAIIGAAHRFPGTTPETFWQDLQAEKDLVTQVAPDRWSHDAFWHPDKRHPGTSVTFAAGSLGDISGFDAAFFGISPREAANMDPQQRMLLELAWETMESAGIVPSTLRGSQCGVFVGVASLDYSYRLADDMAAIDASTATGNTSSIASNRLSYVFDLHGPSMSLDTACSSSMVAFHQACQSIRSGETTMALAGGISLHLHPYGFIIFSKASMLSPTGRCQVFDEAGNGYVRSEGAGLFLLKDYDLAVADGDNILAVVAGSAVNTDGHKSGLTVPNPSAQTDLMRRAYEQAGISPDEIDYLEAHGTGTAVGDPIETRAIGEAIGKHRQTPLPIGSVKSNVGHLETASGVAGLAKALYSLQHREVPATIGIRKLNPRIKFDEWNLSVVTKAQPLKPKGRLVIGINSFGFGGANAHVILESAPEKAETPRQTPATPLPIRLSARSEAALTDNALALAKHLQVSGQDFYDIAHTLYHHREQHSHGALCFASSADEAATALRQFAEGEASPVMTLERLANARGPVFVYDGNGCQWETMGHDLLDTDADFTAAIDRVDALFQRYGRFSLRDELAGRNRSEGEESRFVRTEIAQPALFALQVALTEWLKAQGITPAAVFGHSVGEVAAAWASGALSLEDAVKVIYYRSDYQGKTRGLGEMTAVAMSADEITPWLAKPEFDKISLAGINSPKGITLAGDRDQLGELEAALSADGTFAKRLPLDYAFHSPAMDSIQSGVVVALADIEPQATQIPYVSTVTGAISEGTQLDAHYWWLNIREPVLFDSAATALIEQGYNVFVEVGAHPILRRYLNESLRQQERSGLVFGTIERHKPGLEGLNRTTSQLLLSGLSLDSQHFFPVEGQRVLLPRYAWQRTQLWVQGTHDGQGLLARYYQHPLLGYPLAQQEHTWESQLDTKRQPWLADHVVGEGAVFPGAGFVELALAAALHQKETPVLDIEELEIRAPLLLDGPNGRTMRLTLNPDDGRLAIHSREPATGSEWQLNAVARRMRESRGFLLNRRAPALPKRDADYTLDEHLHMAERIGLHYGPAFQAIQRGWIEGDSVIGEIALSEAVTAQLNTLHVHPGILDSAFQMFIPLLAQHSEFAAQLAFVPVRVGRIQVNAEAGAPVLARAVMGKRAPHSFTADFELYDAQGRAVAVLSQTRFKAIRLNRAHHQHFSYLDVELTPAPLKAAALPLPADALTRLMGLSDAYTASTGQRYAQEVAPLLDSLSEAFVQQANGGDDDASPAPETIWQLLVQEYPDYFAPIHLVGRLGLHREPLLNGRDTLESLGITAEHLAGINRVLVGESGWQVLAQELGALMEASLATLPDGQRLNLLEAGPCAPALGQRLLEQLAHGAPGTNDRYRYRALTTSDTARHQAEQLQERYPLMDIQPLDEALPALTAAQKAQLAFVSADVTQPERTRQLIDALPAQLAPGAQIMVIGLHPSRWLDDLLATPGIDQAALEQSTLIEWLSHQGLSVSAPIELEEAGAYLLHAQHPELGDTDAQVASAQTLLIADASREALAAELAEHLSHHTGHRVWRRISDAAPQTLLNDALADLTDTPVALNVLDLRELGSTSTEAQTQRCFAAQQWSLALEASGLDAQGCHVTLWLTTQGYQRADDAALWGFGRSLANEAVGHSVTLVDLPDAPIASALATFAASIAEPDSENELVMTQEGTRFATRLRTLPAPHPHTASNPAPRQAMTLGFALPGQLRQLQWRPRQLPELGADDVEVRVKATGLNFRDVMYTLGLLSDEAIENGFAGPTLGLEFSGEVVAVGSNVHHLTPGQGVVGFGPASFSDRLMASQHAVAPLPEGISYAAAATIPTTFFTVYYALKHLARLEPGEKVLIHGAAGGVGIAALQIAQWMGAEIYATVGSEEKRDFLRLMGEERLYDSRSLTFAEEILEDTQGEGVDVVLNSLAGEAINQNLRALRPFGRFLELGKRDFYENTHIGLRPFRNNLSYFGIDSDQLMKVQPALTQRLFGEMMALFNDGTLSPLPFTAFSHSQVIDAFRYMQQARQIGKVVVTYEQPIAPPRQEQLGTANMQLPSDASYLVTGGLGGFGLKTAQWLVDKGARELILLSRSGPASEEAQAAVADFEAQGVNVLAAACDITDRDALAQVFERAKRELSPLRGIVHAATVIDDGLIRNLDAERIQNVLSPKIDGAKHLEALTANDTLDFFVLYSSATTLFGNPGQANYVAANHWLEAFAARRRAQGLPATCVRWGAIDDVGFLARNTRTRDALQERLGGSALRSDDALKVLEQMLLTPGPSLGVLELEWGALARFLPTSSVPRFDEIARSSDDDGSLDSDDDISALLADLSPEELHSTITELLRAELASILLIDEEKIDVNRSVYDMGFDSLMGVELMTAIENRLGVQVPVMVLSEASTLDKLAGVLIQKLHQHDEDVEESPQDALASLAARHGADGINSEPASSPATETP, from the coding sequence ATGACTAAACGTGTGGCCATCATCGGCGCCGCCCATCGTTTCCCCGGCACCACCCCTGAAACGTTCTGGCAAGACCTGCAAGCCGAAAAAGACCTCGTCACCCAAGTGGCCCCAGATCGCTGGAGCCACGACGCCTTCTGGCACCCAGACAAACGCCACCCCGGCACCAGCGTCACTTTCGCAGCGGGCAGCCTGGGCGATATTAGCGGGTTCGACGCAGCGTTTTTCGGCATTTCTCCCCGCGAAGCCGCCAACATGGACCCGCAGCAGCGCATGCTGCTAGAGCTCGCCTGGGAAACCATGGAAAGTGCCGGCATCGTACCCAGCACGCTGCGTGGCAGCCAGTGTGGTGTCTTCGTGGGTGTCGCCAGCCTGGACTACTCGTACCGCTTGGCAGATGACATGGCCGCCATCGATGCCTCTACCGCCACGGGTAACACCTCGAGTATCGCCTCCAACCGTCTCTCTTACGTATTCGACCTGCACGGCCCCAGCATGTCGCTGGATACCGCGTGCTCGTCCTCGATGGTGGCGTTTCACCAAGCTTGCCAATCCATTCGTAGCGGTGAAACCACGATGGCGCTGGCGGGCGGTATCAGCCTGCACTTGCACCCCTATGGCTTCATCATCTTTTCCAAAGCCAGCATGCTGTCGCCCACCGGACGCTGTCAGGTGTTCGACGAAGCGGGTAACGGCTACGTACGCTCCGAAGGCGCAGGACTTTTCCTGCTCAAAGATTACGACTTAGCCGTCGCCGACGGTGACAACATACTGGCCGTGGTCGCCGGGTCAGCCGTGAATACCGACGGTCATAAATCCGGCCTGACGGTACCCAATCCCAGCGCTCAAACCGACTTGATGCGTCGCGCCTACGAGCAAGCGGGCATCTCCCCCGATGAGATCGACTATTTAGAAGCCCACGGCACCGGCACCGCCGTTGGCGACCCCATCGAAACCCGCGCCATTGGCGAGGCCATTGGCAAGCATCGGCAAACGCCGCTGCCGATTGGTTCGGTAAAAAGTAATGTCGGCCACTTAGAAACCGCCTCGGGCGTGGCGGGGCTTGCCAAAGCGCTTTATAGCCTGCAGCACCGCGAGGTGCCCGCGACCATTGGCATTCGCAAGCTGAATCCGCGCATCAAGTTCGACGAATGGAACTTGAGCGTGGTCACCAAAGCCCAACCGCTGAAACCCAAAGGCCGTTTGGTGATTGGCATCAACTCGTTTGGCTTTGGTGGCGCCAACGCCCACGTCATTTTGGAGAGCGCACCGGAAAAAGCGGAAACGCCTCGTCAAACACCCGCTACCCCGCTGCCCATTCGCCTTAGCGCCCGCAGCGAAGCGGCCCTGACCGACAATGCGCTGGCGCTGGCCAAGCACCTGCAGGTATCCGGGCAGGATTTTTACGATATAGCCCATACGCTTTATCACCACCGTGAGCAGCACAGCCACGGCGCGCTCTGCTTTGCCAGCAGCGCTGACGAAGCCGCCACGGCACTGCGCCAGTTTGCCGAAGGAGAGGCCAGCCCCGTCATGACGCTAGAGCGCCTCGCCAATGCCCGAGGCCCGGTGTTCGTCTACGACGGTAACGGCTGCCAGTGGGAAACCATGGGCCATGACCTGCTGGATACCGACGCCGACTTCACGGCCGCCATCGACCGTGTCGACGCTCTGTTCCAGCGCTACGGTCGCTTCTCTCTGCGTGACGAATTAGCAGGCCGCAACCGGTCAGAAGGCGAAGAGAGCCGCTTCGTACGCACCGAAATCGCCCAGCCCGCACTGTTTGCCCTGCAGGTAGCGCTGACCGAGTGGCTAAAAGCGCAAGGCATCACACCAGCCGCCGTGTTTGGGCACAGCGTAGGCGAGGTAGCGGCCGCGTGGGCATCTGGCGCACTGAGCCTGGAAGACGCGGTCAAAGTGATTTATTACCGCAGTGACTATCAGGGCAAAACTCGCGGCCTAGGGGAAATGACGGCGGTGGCGATGAGTGCCGATGAGATCACTCCTTGGCTCGCCAAGCCCGAATTCGACAAGATCAGTCTGGCGGGCATCAATAGTCCCAAAGGCATTACCCTGGCGGGCGATCGCGACCAGCTCGGCGAGCTGGAAGCTGCGCTGAGTGCCGACGGCACTTTTGCCAAGCGTCTGCCGTTGGATTACGCCTTCCACAGCCCTGCCATGGATAGCATCCAGTCGGGTGTGGTCGTCGCGCTGGCGGACATCGAGCCCCAAGCCACCCAGATCCCCTACGTCTCTACCGTGACCGGGGCGATCAGTGAAGGCACACAACTGGATGCCCACTACTGGTGGCTCAACATCCGCGAGCCGGTGCTCTTCGATAGCGCAGCGACCGCCCTCATCGAGCAGGGTTACAACGTCTTCGTCGAAGTCGGAGCGCACCCGATCTTACGCCGCTATCTCAACGAATCGCTGCGCCAGCAAGAGCGCAGCGGCTTGGTCTTCGGCACCATCGAGCGCCACAAGCCAGGGTTAGAGGGCTTGAACCGCACCACCAGCCAACTGCTGCTCAGTGGCTTGAGCCTCGACAGCCAGCACTTCTTCCCCGTGGAAGGTCAACGCGTGCTGCTGCCACGTTACGCATGGCAGCGCACCCAGCTCTGGGTCCAGGGCACCCACGATGGACAAGGCCTGCTGGCGCGCTATTACCAGCACCCGTTGCTTGGCTACCCGCTGGCCCAGCAAGAGCACACTTGGGAGAGCCAATTAGACACCAAGCGACAGCCTTGGCTGGCCGACCATGTGGTGGGTGAAGGGGCCGTCTTCCCCGGCGCGGGCTTCGTCGAGCTGGCGCTGGCCGCCGCGCTACACCAGAAAGAGACGCCGGTTCTCGATATCGAAGAGCTGGAGATTCGCGCACCGCTGCTGCTGGACGGGCCCAATGGCCGTACCATGCGTCTCACCCTCAACCCCGATGATGGACGTCTGGCCATCCACTCCCGAGAGCCCGCCACGGGAAGCGAGTGGCAGCTCAATGCCGTGGCACGCCGGATGCGCGAAAGCCGCGGTTTCCTGCTCAACCGCAGGGCGCCAGCGCTACCCAAACGTGATGCTGACTACACTCTGGACGAGCATCTGCACATGGCCGAACGCATTGGCCTGCACTATGGCCCAGCGTTTCAGGCGATTCAACGTGGCTGGATCGAGGGCGATAGCGTCATTGGAGAAATCGCCCTCTCAGAGGCGGTGACGGCTCAGTTAAACACGCTACACGTGCATCCGGGAATTCTGGATAGCGCTTTCCAAATGTTCATTCCGCTGCTGGCACAGCACAGTGAATTCGCCGCCCAACTCGCCTTCGTACCGGTGCGCGTCGGTCGTATCCAAGTCAATGCCGAGGCAGGCGCGCCCGTGTTGGCGCGTGCGGTCATGGGCAAACGCGCGCCGCACTCTTTCACGGCGGACTTCGAGCTTTACGATGCCCAAGGGCGCGCCGTGGCGGTGCTGAGCCAAACACGCTTCAAGGCCATTCGCCTCAACCGTGCGCACCACCAACACTTTAGCTATTTAGACGTGGAGCTCACGCCCGCTCCGCTGAAAGCCGCCGCGCTACCGCTTCCCGCAGACGCGCTGACGCGCCTGATGGGCTTGAGCGATGCTTACACCGCCAGCACTGGCCAGCGCTATGCGCAAGAAGTTGCCCCCCTGCTCGATAGCCTTAGCGAGGCCTTCGTCCAGCAGGCTAACGGCGGCGATGACGACGCATCCCCAGCGCCAGAGACCATTTGGCAGCTCTTGGTGCAGGAGTATCCCGACTACTTCGCGCCCATTCACCTCGTCGGCCGCTTGGGCCTGCACCGTGAACCGCTACTCAATGGCCGTGATACGCTGGAAAGCTTGGGCATCACTGCCGAGCATTTGGCCGGCATCAATCGTGTCCTGGTGGGTGAAAGCGGTTGGCAAGTTCTGGCCCAGGAACTAGGTGCGCTGATGGAGGCCTCTCTGGCCACTCTGCCAGATGGCCAACGCCTCAATCTACTGGAAGCAGGCCCCTGCGCGCCCGCGCTGGGCCAGCGCTTGCTGGAACAGCTTGCCCACGGCGCCCCAGGTACGAACGACCGTTATCGCTACCGCGCGCTCACCACGAGCGACACGGCGCGCCACCAGGCGGAACAGTTGCAAGAGCGCTACCCGCTGATGGACATTCAGCCATTAGACGAGGCGCTACCGGCGCTGACAGCCGCGCAAAAGGCACAGCTTGCGTTCGTCAGCGCAGATGTCACCCAACCCGAACGCACACGCCAACTGATCGACGCCCTGCCCGCGCAATTGGCGCCCGGCGCGCAGATCATGGTGATTGGCCTTCATCCGAGCCGTTGGCTGGACGACCTGCTGGCAACGCCGGGCATCGACCAAGCGGCGCTCGAACAGAGCACGCTGATCGAGTGGCTGAGCCACCAGGGGCTGAGCGTTTCCGCGCCTATCGAACTAGAGGAAGCGGGCGCTTACTTGCTGCATGCGCAACACCCAGAGCTTGGTGACACCGACGCGCAGGTAGCCAGCGCGCAGACCCTATTGATAGCCGATGCATCACGAGAAGCGCTTGCTGCAGAGCTGGCGGAGCATCTAAGCCACCACACGGGCCACCGCGTATGGCGTCGGATCAGCGACGCAGCGCCGCAAACGCTACTCAATGACGCGCTGGCCGACCTCACCGACACACCTGTAGCACTGAACGTGCTCGATCTGCGTGAGCTAGGCAGCACGTCCACCGAGGCACAAACGCAGCGCTGTTTCGCCGCGCAGCAGTGGTCGTTGGCGCTGGAAGCGAGCGGCCTGGACGCGCAAGGCTGCCATGTGACCTTATGGCTGACCACTCAAGGCTACCAGCGTGCCGACGACGCCGCGCTATGGGGCTTTGGCCGCTCGCTGGCCAACGAGGCCGTGGGCCACAGCGTCACCCTCGTTGACTTGCCAGATGCCCCCATTGCGTCTGCGCTCGCCACCTTCGCGGCCTCTATCGCGGAACCGGATAGCGAAAACGAGCTGGTGATGACGCAAGAAGGCACCCGCTTTGCCACGCGCCTGCGTACCCTGCCCGCGCCGCACCCGCATACCGCCAGCAACCCCGCACCTCGCCAAGCCATGACGCTCGGCTTCGCCCTGCCCGGCCAATTGCGCCAGCTACAGTGGCGGCCTCGCCAGTTGCCCGAGCTTGGCGCTGACGACGTCGAGGTACGCGTCAAAGCGACCGGTCTCAACTTCCGCGATGTCATGTATACCCTGGGCTTGCTGTCGGATGAAGCCATCGAAAACGGCTTTGCTGGCCCCACCCTCGGCCTCGAGTTTTCCGGTGAAGTGGTGGCCGTGGGCAGCAACGTTCACCACCTAACGCCCGGCCAAGGCGTCGTAGGGTTTGGTCCCGCCAGCTTCAGCGACCGCCTGATGGCCAGCCAGCACGCTGTGGCGCCCCTGCCGGAAGGCATCAGCTACGCCGCTGCCGCCACCATCCCGACGACCTTTTTTACCGTGTACTACGCGCTAAAACACTTGGCACGTTTAGAACCCGGCGAAAAAGTGCTGATTCACGGCGCTGCTGGCGGTGTGGGCATTGCCGCGCTACAAATCGCCCAGTGGATGGGGGCCGAGATTTACGCCACGGTGGGCTCGGAAGAGAAGCGTGATTTCCTCCGCCTAATGGGCGAAGAGCGCCTGTACGACTCCCGCTCGCTCACCTTCGCAGAAGAGATCCTCGAAGACACCCAGGGTGAAGGCGTCGATGTCGTCCTCAACTCCCTGGCCGGTGAAGCCATTAACCAGAACCTGCGCGCTTTACGCCCGTTCGGTCGCTTCCTGGAGCTTGGCAAGCGCGACTTCTACGAAAATACCCATATCGGTCTACGGCCGTTCCGCAACAACCTGAGCTACTTCGGCATCGACTCCGACCAGCTGATGAAAGTGCAGCCGGCCCTCACTCAGCGCCTGTTCGGCGAAATGATGGCACTGTTCAACGACGGCACGCTGAGCCCGCTGCCGTTTACCGCCTTCAGCCACAGCCAAGTCATCGATGCCTTCCGCTACATGCAGCAGGCGCGCCAGATCGGCAAGGTCGTCGTCACCTACGAGCAGCCCATTGCCCCGCCGCGCCAGGAGCAGCTAGGCACCGCCAATATGCAGCTACCCAGCGATGCCAGCTACCTGGTGACCGGCGGCCTGGGTGGCTTTGGCCTAAAAACCGCACAATGGCTGGTCGATAAGGGCGCACGCGAGCTGATTCTACTCAGCCGCAGCGGCCCGGCCAGTGAAGAAGCGCAAGCAGCCGTGGCTGACTTCGAAGCGCAAGGTGTGAACGTGCTGGCGGCGGCGTGCGACATTACCGACCGCGATGCCCTGGCACAGGTGTTCGAGCGCGCCAAACGCGAGCTCAGTCCGCTGCGCGGTATCGTGCATGCCGCCACGGTCATCGATGACGGCTTGATTCGCAACCTAGATGCCGAGCGGATTCAAAACGTGCTGTCACCGAAGATCGACGGTGCCAAGCACTTAGAGGCGCTGACGGCCAACGACACCCTCGACTTCTTCGTGCTCTACTCATCGGCCACCACCCTGTTCGGCAACCCTGGCCAAGCCAACTATGTGGCTGCGAACCACTGGCTCGAAGCGTTCGCGGCCCGCCGTCGCGCCCAAGGTCTACCGGCCACCTGCGTGCGTTGGGGCGCCATCGACGACGTTGGCTTCTTGGCGCGCAATACCCGCACCCGCGACGCACTGCAAGAGCGCCTGGGCGGCTCGGCACTACGCTCAGACGACGCCCTCAAGGTGCTCGAACAAATGCTGCTGACGCCTGGGCCAAGCCTGGGTGTGCTAGAGCTCGAGTGGGGTGCGCTGGCGCGCTTCCTGCCCACCTCCAGCGTGCCGCGCTTCGATGAGATTGCGCGGTCCAGCGATGACGACGGTAGCCTGGATAGCGACGACGACATCAGCGCGCTGCTGGCAGATCTCTCGCCCGAAGAGCTGCACAGCACGATCACCGAGCTGCTGCGCGCCGAACTGGCCAGCATTCTGCTCATCGATGAAGAAAAAATCGACGTGAATCGCTCGGTCTACGACATGGGCTTCGATTCGCTCATGGGGGTCGAGTTAATGACGGCTATCGAGAACCGTTTAGGCGTCCAAGTACCGGTGATGGTGCTCAGCGAAGCCTCCACGCTGGATAAGCTTGCAGGCGTGCTGATTCAGAAACTGCACCAGCACGATGAGGATGTTGAAGAGTCGCCACAAGATGCGTTAGCCTCTCTGGCCGCCCGCCACGGTGCGGATGGCATCAACAGCGAGCCCGCATCCTCCCCTGCGACCGAGACACCATGA
- a CDS encoding aminotransferase class I/II-fold pyridoxal phosphate-dependent enzyme — MTAKRSELKRQLLEKARQRPTARAAAPSAPSAQGAGATRSVPERFTRFDAHPGYQQLMMMRQGAEQLGLEVPFFKVHEGLAGATSVMDGRTCINFASYNYLGYSGDPRVVQAASEAAAHYGTSVSASRVVSGERPIHGELERAIASAYAVEDAVAFVSGHATNVSTLGYLLGPKDLILHDEYIHNSSLVGAQLSGAKRMSFSHNDPDALEALLVQHRHQFERVLVVIEGLYSMDGDIPDLPRFIALKQRHQAWLMVDEAHSFGVMGKTGLGLREHFAIDPTDVDIWMGTMSKTLSGCGGYIAGSIALVETLRYFAPGFLYSVGMPAQVAAPSLKVLELMPQEPERVAKLQAISRYFLEQAQARGMDTGHSIGSAVVPVIVGSSPLAAHLSNALLARDINVQPILYPAVPEKSARLRFFLSCEHTQAHIDETLEVLEKLLAEGM, encoded by the coding sequence ATGACCGCCAAGCGTTCTGAGTTAAAACGCCAGCTTCTGGAAAAAGCGCGCCAGCGCCCCACCGCCAGAGCCGCCGCTCCCTCTGCCCCCAGCGCCCAAGGCGCGGGGGCAACCCGTTCCGTGCCCGAGCGCTTTACGCGCTTCGATGCGCACCCAGGCTATCAGCAGCTCATGATGATGCGCCAAGGCGCTGAGCAGCTCGGCCTGGAGGTGCCCTTCTTCAAGGTACATGAGGGCTTGGCGGGGGCCACGAGCGTGATGGATGGCCGCACCTGCATCAACTTTGCCAGCTACAACTACTTGGGTTACTCCGGCGACCCCCGTGTGGTGCAAGCCGCTAGCGAGGCAGCCGCTCATTACGGGACATCCGTCTCGGCGAGCCGCGTCGTCTCTGGGGAACGCCCTATCCACGGCGAGCTCGAACGCGCCATTGCCAGCGCTTACGCCGTTGAAGACGCCGTCGCGTTCGTCAGCGGCCACGCGACCAACGTCTCCACGTTGGGCTATCTGCTCGGCCCAAAAGACCTCATCCTACACGACGAGTACATCCACAATAGCTCGTTGGTGGGCGCGCAGCTCTCGGGGGCCAAACGCATGTCGTTTAGCCACAACGACCCCGACGCTTTGGAGGCATTGCTTGTCCAGCACCGCCATCAGTTCGAGCGCGTCCTGGTCGTGATCGAAGGGCTTTACAGCATGGACGGCGACATCCCCGACCTGCCGCGCTTCATTGCCCTCAAACAGCGCCATCAAGCCTGGCTCATGGTGGATGAAGCCCACTCCTTCGGCGTGATGGGCAAAACCGGCTTGGGCCTGCGGGAACACTTTGCCATCGACCCCACCGATGTCGATATCTGGATGGGCACCATGAGCAAAACGCTCTCCGGCTGCGGTGGCTACATTGCGGGTAGCATCGCGTTAGTCGAGACGCTGCGCTACTTCGCACCGGGCTTTTTGTACAGCGTCGGTATGCCCGCCCAAGTGGCCGCCCCTTCGCTCAAAGTGCTGGAGCTGATGCCCCAAGAACCCGAGCGCGTCGCCAAACTGCAGGCCATCTCTCGCTACTTCCTCGAGCAAGCCCAAGCCCGAGGCATGGATACCGGCCACAGCATCGGCTCCGCCGTGGTTCCCGTCATCGTTGGCAGCTCGCCACTGGCAGCGCACCTCTCCAACGCACTGCTCGCGCGAGACATCAACGTACAGCCCATCCTGTACCCCGCCGTGCCGGAAAAAAGCGCCCGCCTGCGCTTCTTCCTCTCCTGCGAACACACCCAAGCGCACATCGACGAGACGCTAGAGGTACTGGAGAAGCTGTTAGCCGAAGGAATGTGA